Proteins encoded within one genomic window of Bacteroides sedimenti:
- a CDS encoding NDP-sugar synthase has protein sequence MKFAIISAGEGSRLAQEGIQQPKPLVPLNGVAMIDRLIDIFMKNDATTIAIIINNENTQTRMHLEELKKKYPIEVIIKSTPGSMHSFYELMPLLKDDKFCLTTVDTIFNEAEFTAYIENFKASDDDGFMAVTDYIDDEKPLYITANDSLEITGYYDTKNPECNYISGGIYCLTPSCLDTLQNCMDKGLTRMRQFQRALVQEGKKLKAYPFSKILDVDHATDIAKAEAFLNEPFPIIGISRGNCFSPNKAGSDKQIFNRVKENLEKKGYPVRTYTEKHFIDQPMFAPVIFTMARGEMTLEILNLLEEEDALIVNSPKSIQNCGRLEMTSRLLSTEIPSPACSILHTDIPLEEQDTPAFPYWIKRGDGHAQIKEDVCFVQSETEATEVLNNFSSRGIREAVVNEHLEGDLIKFYGVGENGFFYWFYPSPTVNSKFGLEAINGESKGYPFSEDELKFYCNKVSQKMGLSVYGGDCIVSPTGEIRIIDFNDWPSFAPCCNQAAEAIASLIIKKMNNGKRA, from the coding sequence ATGAAATTTGCTATAATATCTGCCGGAGAAGGCTCCCGACTTGCCCAGGAAGGAATACAACAGCCAAAACCTCTGGTACCTCTGAATGGTGTAGCAATGATTGACCGTCTCATTGACATTTTCATGAAGAATGACGCGACTACCATTGCCATCATTATCAATAACGAAAATACCCAAACCAGGATGCACCTGGAGGAGCTGAAGAAAAAATACCCGATTGAAGTAATCATCAAAAGTACTCCTGGCTCCATGCACAGCTTTTATGAGTTGATGCCATTGCTGAAAGACGACAAATTTTGTTTGACTACAGTTGACACCATCTTTAATGAAGCTGAATTCACGGCATATATTGAAAATTTTAAAGCATCGGATGATGACGGATTCATGGCAGTGACCGATTACATAGACGATGAAAAACCGTTGTATATTACTGCGAATGATTCTCTTGAAATAACAGGATACTACGACACCAAGAATCCGGAGTGCAATTACATATCCGGAGGGATTTACTGTCTCACACCTTCATGTCTGGATACCTTACAAAATTGCATGGACAAAGGACTAACAAGAATGCGTCAGTTTCAACGTGCATTGGTACAGGAAGGTAAAAAGCTCAAAGCATACCCCTTTAGCAAAATCTTGGATGTAGATCATGCAACCGACATAGCAAAAGCAGAAGCGTTCCTGAACGAACCATTTCCCATAATTGGCATTAGCAGGGGAAATTGTTTTTCTCCCAATAAAGCCGGGAGCGATAAACAAATCTTCAACAGAGTAAAAGAAAACCTGGAAAAGAAAGGGTATCCTGTGCGCACTTATACAGAAAAGCACTTTATAGATCAACCTATGTTTGCCCCTGTAATCTTCACTATGGCCAGAGGAGAAATGACACTCGAAATCCTGAACCTGCTCGAAGAAGAAGATGCATTAATCGTCAACTCTCCTAAAAGCATCCAAAACTGCGGACGCTTGGAAATGACATCTCGTCTGCTTTCTACTGAAATTCCCTCTCCCGCCTGCAGCATACTTCATACAGATATTCCATTGGAAGAACAAGATACTCCTGCATTTCCATACTGGATAAAACGAGGAGACGGTCATGCTCAGATAAAAGAGGATGTATGCTTTGTACAATCAGAAACAGAGGCCACTGAAGTACTGAACAACTTCTCTAGCCGGGGAATCAGAGAGGCGGTGGTAAACGAACATTTGGAGGGAGACCTGATAAAATTCTACGGAGTTGGCGAGAATGGTTTCTTCTATTGGTTTTATCCCTCCCCCACAGTTAATAGTAAATTCGGGTTGGAAGCCATTAATGGAGAGTCAAAAGGATATCCTTTCTCTGAGGATGAATTGAAATTCTATTGCAATAAAGTTTCTCAAAAAATGGGGTTATCGGTTTATGGAGGAGACTGCATCGTCTCTCCTACCGGTGAAATACGAATTATCGACTTCAATGACTGGCCCAGCTTTGCACCTTGTTGCAATCAGGCTGCAGAAGCAATAGCCAGTCTGATTATAAAAAAGATGAATAATGGAAAAAGAGCATAG
- the rlmN gene encoding 23S rRNA (adenine(2503)-C(2))-methyltransferase RlmN: protein MSKQPLLGMTLTELQDITRNLGMPKFTAKQIATWIYEKKVSSINEMTNLSLKQREKLDAEFEIGASAPVESMHSVDGTIKYLFQVSEKDFVEAVYIPDDDRATLCVSSQVGCKMNCKFCMTGKQGFSANLSANQIINQIYSIPESEKLTNIVMMGMGEPLDNLDEVLKALEIMTSDYGFKWSPKRITVSSVGLKKGLRQFLEKSHCHLAISIHSPVPAQRADLMPAEKAFPITEIVELLRKYDFSKQRRLSFEYIVFNGVNDSLLYAKELIKLLRGLDCRVNLIRFHAIPNVDLDGADMETMTKFRDYLTSHGVFTTIRSSRGEDIFAACGMLSTAKKQEKNDEKL from the coding sequence ATGAGCAAGCAACCACTCTTAGGAATGACCCTTACTGAATTGCAGGATATCACACGCAATTTGGGCATGCCTAAATTCACAGCCAAACAAATAGCTACATGGATTTACGAAAAGAAAGTGAGTTCCATTAATGAGATGACAAATCTTTCGTTGAAACAGCGTGAAAAACTGGATGCCGAATTTGAGATAGGTGCCAGCGCGCCCGTAGAATCAATGCATTCAGTAGACGGAACCATTAAATATCTATTCCAAGTATCCGAAAAAGACTTTGTGGAAGCTGTATATATCCCCGATGATGACAGAGCCACCCTCTGTGTCTCATCACAAGTGGGCTGCAAAATGAATTGCAAGTTCTGCATGACAGGTAAACAGGGTTTTTCGGCCAATCTTTCAGCTAATCAAATCATCAATCAGATATATTCTATACCTGAAAGTGAAAAGCTCACTAACATTGTAATGATGGGTATGGGCGAGCCGCTTGATAATTTAGATGAGGTTTTGAAAGCACTCGAAATTATGACTTCAGATTACGGGTTTAAATGGAGCCCAAAAAGAATAACAGTTTCATCTGTAGGACTCAAAAAAGGATTGAGACAATTTCTGGAAAAGAGTCATTGCCATCTGGCCATCAGCATACACTCTCCCGTCCCGGCACAACGCGCAGACCTGATGCCAGCCGAAAAAGCTTTTCCTATTACAGAAATTGTTGAACTCTTAAGAAAATATGATTTTAGCAAGCAGCGTCGGTTATCTTTTGAATATATTGTTTTCAATGGAGTAAACGACTCGCTTCTGTATGCCAAAGAACTTATTAAATTGTTAAGAGGTCTCGACTGCAGAGTAAATCTGATTCGTTTTCATGCCATTCCCAATGTAGATCTGGACGGTGCTGATATGGAAACAATGACTAAGTTTAGGGATTATCTGACCTCTCATGGAGTTTTCACGACAATCCGTTCCTCAAGAGGAGAGGATATCTTTGCTGCGTGCGGAATGTTATCGACGGCAAAGAAACAAGAGAAAAACGATGAAAAACTTTAA
- a CDS encoding sigma-54 interaction domain-containing protein translates to MTKSEIQQVKQRFGIIGNTESLNRAIDIAIQVAPTDLSVLITGESGVGKESFPQIIHQYSRRKHGQYIAVNCGAIPEGTIDSELFGHEKGAFTGAIGERKGYFGEADGGTIFLDEVGELPLPTQARLLRVLESGEFIKVGSSKVQKTDVRIVAATNVNLHEAIASGRFREDLYYRLNTVPVQIPPLRERPEDIVLLFRKFASDFAEKYRMPSIQLTEEAKKMLVAYPWPGNVRQLKNITEQISIIETNREITPAILHTYLPQQQGERLPMLFGGNKQHKTFESEREILYQVLFDMRQDVTELKKLVHEIMSEKAQPVASASVVNNIPTINLSTGNISSAHPIQNEDDIQDTEEYVEESLSLDDLEKEMIRKALDKHNGKRKNAAKDLNISERTLYRKIKEYGLDN, encoded by the coding sequence ATGACTAAATCTGAGATTCAACAAGTAAAGCAACGATTCGGCATTATTGGTAATACAGAGTCCCTAAACAGAGCTATTGACATAGCCATTCAGGTGGCTCCAACCGACCTGTCCGTACTTATCACCGGAGAAAGCGGTGTAGGTAAGGAGAGCTTTCCTCAAATTATACATCAGTACAGCCGTCGCAAACATGGACAATATATTGCAGTAAACTGCGGAGCCATTCCGGAAGGAACCATAGATTCTGAACTTTTCGGACACGAGAAAGGTGCCTTTACAGGAGCTATCGGTGAACGCAAAGGATATTTCGGAGAAGCCGATGGCGGCACCATCTTTTTGGATGAAGTAGGAGAACTGCCTCTTCCTACACAAGCTCGTCTGTTACGAGTTTTGGAAAGTGGCGAGTTTATCAAAGTTGGTTCATCAAAAGTCCAGAAAACAGATGTACGTATTGTAGCGGCAACAAACGTAAATTTGCATGAAGCAATTGCTTCCGGCAGATTCCGGGAAGATTTATATTACCGTCTTAACACAGTTCCGGTACAGATTCCACCTCTTCGTGAACGCCCTGAGGACATTGTGCTTCTGTTCCGAAAATTCGCTTCGGACTTTGCAGAAAAATACCGGATGCCTTCCATTCAGCTGACGGAAGAAGCAAAAAAAATGTTGGTGGCATACCCCTGGCCGGGCAACGTACGCCAACTAAAAAACATAACTGAGCAGATCTCCATTATTGAAACAAACCGAGAAATCACACCTGCTATCTTACATACGTACCTGCCCCAACAGCAAGGAGAGAGACTTCCAATGCTTTTCGGTGGTAATAAACAGCATAAAACCTTTGAAAGCGAACGCGAAATTCTTTATCAGGTGTTGTTCGATATGCGTCAGGATGTTACAGAATTGAAGAAACTGGTACACGAAATTATGTCTGAGAAGGCACAACCTGTCGCTTCGGCCAGTGTAGTGAACAATATTCCCACTATCAATCTCTCTACCGGCAATATTTCGTCTGCTCACCCTATCCAAAACGAGGATGACATACAGGATACGGAAGAATATGTGGAAGAATCACTTTCACTAGACGATCTTGAAAAAGAGATGATCAGAAAAGCGCTAGATAAACATAACGGAAAACGGAAAAACGCTGCCAAAGATTTAAACATCTCCGAGCGTACACTATATAGAAAAATAAAAGAATATGGATTGGATAACTAA
- the lptE gene encoding LPS assembly lipoprotein LptE, whose translation MDWITKSKQLLTILSLLIVVSACSISYKFNGASINYDKTRTISIADFPIKSAYVYAPLASKFNDDLKDIYIRQTRLKLVPRSGDMTIEGEIVGYDQLNKSVKADGYAAETELRLTINVRFVNNANHADDFERQFTAFRNYDSSQMLTAVQDQLIAEMTKEITEQIFNATVANW comes from the coding sequence ATGGATTGGATAACTAAATCGAAACAACTGTTAACCATACTCTCTCTACTTATTGTGGTGAGTGCATGCAGTATCTCATATAAATTTAACGGTGCTTCGATTAATTACGATAAAACAAGAACAATCAGCATTGCCGATTTTCCCATCAAGTCGGCTTATGTGTACGCTCCGCTGGCTTCAAAGTTCAATGATGACCTGAAGGATATCTATATCCGCCAAACACGCCTTAAGCTTGTTCCGCGTTCAGGAGATATGACTATCGAAGGCGAAATTGTGGGTTATGACCAGTTAAACAAATCCGTAAAGGCAGATGGTTATGCTGCGGAAACGGAGCTTCGCCTCACAATTAATGTGCGCTTTGTGAATAACGCCAATCATGCTGATGACTTTGAAAGGCAGTTCACAGCATTCCGGAATTACGATTCGAGCCAGATGCTGACTGCTGTACAAGATCAGCTTATTGCAGAGATGACCAAAGAGATAACAGAGCAGATCTTTAATGCAACCGTAGCAAACTGGTAA
- a CDS encoding CDP-alcohol phosphatidyltransferase family protein, which produces MEKEHRKRELEASLKSMDTEEFIDIHFYRPIGYRWALFFRKIGVTPNAVTIASIFLGIAAGILYYFEDLSMTLCGIFLLIWANSYDSADGQLARLTGQKSELGRILDGVCGDLWFITIYASICLRLTPEWGWKIWALAAFTGFFHSKQAAMADYYRNIHLFFLKGKAGSELDNSTQQKEVYHSLSWKKDFIRKLFQFFYKNYTVSQEKQTPKFQFFFKTVREKYGDEIPQTLRDEFRSMSKPLMKYTNILSFNTRIIVLFISLLINQPWIYFVFEITVLNILLIYMILSHESFCAKLYKKLL; this is translated from the coding sequence ATGGAAAAAGAGCATAGAAAAAGAGAGCTGGAAGCATCGCTGAAATCAATGGATACTGAAGAGTTCATTGATATTCATTTTTATCGTCCTATCGGATATCGCTGGGCACTTTTTTTCAGAAAAATAGGGGTGACTCCAAATGCAGTAACTATTGCCAGCATTTTTCTAGGAATTGCTGCAGGAATTCTCTACTATTTTGAAGATCTCTCTATGACGCTCTGTGGAATCTTTTTGCTCATCTGGGCAAACTCCTATGACAGTGCCGACGGACAGCTAGCCCGCCTTACCGGACAAAAATCTGAACTGGGCCGCATTCTCGATGGTGTCTGCGGAGATCTCTGGTTTATCACTATCTATGCCAGCATTTGTCTGCGCCTGACACCGGAATGGGGATGGAAAATATGGGCATTGGCTGCGTTTACCGGATTCTTCCACAGCAAACAGGCTGCCATGGCCGATTATTACCGTAATATTCATCTCTTCTTTCTGAAAGGAAAAGCAGGAAGCGAACTCGACAATTCCACACAACAAAAAGAGGTGTACCATTCACTCTCCTGGAAAAAAGATTTTATCAGGAAGTTATTTCAATTCTTCTATAAAAACTACACCGTTTCACAGGAAAAGCAAACACCTAAATTTCAGTTTTTTTTTAAAACGGTACGAGAAAAATACGGAGATGAAATTCCTCAGACATTAAGAGATGAGTTTCGTTCAATGAGCAAACCTCTGATGAAATACACTAATATTCTCTCTTTCAATACAAGGATAATAGTTCTCTTTATCAGTTTGCTTATTAACCAACCATGGATTTATTTTGTATTCGAAATAACGGTACTTAACATCTTGTTGATATACATGATCTTAAGCCACGAATCATTCTGTGCAAAGTTATATAAAAAACTATTATAA
- a CDS encoding lysylphosphatidylglycerol synthase transmembrane domain-containing protein, whose protein sequence is MKDSYRNIFLLIGVIAFIIMLFTFKIKFDELLANIERAGFLFPIVILIWVFIYMINAISWHMIIHDHKDNHVPYLKVYKYTITGFALNYATPFGFMGGEPYRIMELTPYVGISKATSSVILYIMMHIFAHFCFWSASILLFIVVHPVNMAQGIMLTFAGVFCLFFMYLFMQGYKYGMAVRTIRLCQKIPFLKKWAIRFSEEKNETLELIDSQIAELHKQRKKTFYTSLFLEFTTRIIGCVEVFLILRILTPDVQFFDCILIMAFTSLLSNLFFFLPMQLGIREGGFAIATGGLALTGAYGMYLGIITRVRELIWIGIGMLLMKIGNKNKTDINKYYK, encoded by the coding sequence GTGAAAGACAGCTATCGCAACATATTTCTTTTGATTGGTGTAATTGCATTTATCATAATGTTGTTTACATTTAAAATCAAGTTTGATGAACTCTTGGCAAATATCGAAAGAGCCGGTTTTTTGTTTCCGATAGTTATTCTTATATGGGTCTTCATCTACATGATAAATGCTATTTCATGGCATATGATTATACACGATCACAAAGACAATCACGTTCCTTATTTGAAAGTATATAAATATACCATCACCGGATTTGCACTCAACTATGCAACTCCATTTGGTTTTATGGGAGGGGAACCTTACCGCATAATGGAACTTACACCTTATGTTGGAATAAGCAAAGCCACTTCATCAGTTATCTTGTATATAATGATGCACATTTTTGCGCATTTTTGCTTTTGGTCTGCTTCAATTCTCCTTTTCATCGTAGTACACCCGGTAAATATGGCTCAAGGGATAATGTTAACCTTTGCAGGAGTTTTTTGTCTATTTTTTATGTATCTATTCATGCAAGGTTACAAATACGGAATGGCAGTCAGGACGATTCGTTTATGCCAGAAAATCCCTTTCTTAAAGAAATGGGCAATCCGTTTTTCTGAAGAAAAGAACGAGACCCTGGAATTAATTGATAGCCAGATTGCTGAATTACATAAACAACGAAAAAAGACCTTCTACACTTCGCTTTTTCTGGAATTCACAACCAGAATAATAGGATGTGTGGAAGTTTTTCTTATTCTGAGAATTCTCACTCCCGATGTTCAATTCTTTGATTGCATTCTCATTATGGCCTTTACCAGTCTTTTATCGAACCTGTTTTTCTTCCTGCCGATGCAGCTAGGCATAAGAGAAGGAGGATTTGCCATAGCTACCGGAGGATTGGCTTTAACAGGAGCGTACGGAATGTATTTAGGTATTATTACCCGTGTGCGTGAATTAATATGGATTGGAATTGGCATGCTGCTCATGAAAATAGGGAATAAAAATAAAACAGATATTAACAAATATTATAAATGA
- a CDS encoding HAD family hydrolase has translation MKQFTDIKGIIFDYGGTIDTNGKHWAEVLWSRYKELNIPVSKEDFKKAYVHGERTLALQPLIKPFHDFYDVLLIKSKIQIEYLVQHGLLSDSPQTNKYPEEIAKGCYDFTKGVVKNSLFVVNKLSVKYKLTLVSNFYGNINKVLENFGLLCSFKSVIESAVVGVRKPDPAIFSLGVRELGIEAHETVVIGDSFSKDIVPAKAAGCRTIWLKGEGWEENTDDSIPDAIITDLSQVISLL, from the coding sequence ATGAAACAATTTACAGATATAAAAGGTATTATCTTCGATTACGGCGGTACAATTGACACTAATGGTAAGCACTGGGCAGAAGTGTTATGGAGCAGATATAAAGAATTAAATATTCCTGTAAGTAAAGAAGATTTCAAAAAAGCATACGTTCACGGAGAAAGAACTCTGGCTCTGCAACCGCTGATAAAGCCGTTTCACGATTTCTATGATGTATTGCTTATTAAATCAAAAATTCAGATAGAATATCTTGTTCAGCATGGTCTGTTGTCTGATTCTCCTCAGACAAACAAATATCCTGAAGAAATAGCAAAAGGATGTTATGACTTCACTAAAGGGGTGGTCAAAAACTCTCTTTTTGTAGTCAATAAGTTATCCGTTAAATATAAATTAACACTGGTTTCAAACTTTTACGGAAACATAAACAAAGTACTGGAAAACTTTGGTTTACTTTGTAGTTTTAAAAGTGTGATTGAATCAGCAGTTGTTGGGGTTAGAAAGCCCGATCCGGCTATCTTTTCCTTAGGTGTTCGTGAGCTTGGAATTGAAGCACACGAAACGGTGGTTATTGGCGATTCCTTTTCGAAGGACATTGTCCCGGCAAAAGCTGCGGGTTGTCGTACCATTTGGTTAAAGGGTGAAGGATGGGAAGAAAATACGGACGATTCCATTCCTGATGCCATTATCACAGATTTATCACAAGTTATTAGCTTATTATAA
- the ribH gene encoding 6,7-dimethyl-8-ribityllumazine synthase gives MATAYHNLSDYDFNSVPDAQTMRFGIVVSEWNSNITGALLDGAVNTLIKHGAKKENIIVKCVPGSFELTFGANQMIENCDVDAVIILGCVIKGETPHFDYVCMGVTQGITQLNTTGDIPVIYGLITTNTMEQAEDRCGGKLGNKGDECAITAIKMIDFVWSLNK, from the coding sequence ATGGCAACAGCATATCACAATTTATCCGATTACGATTTTAATTCGGTTCCCGATGCTCAAACAATGCGATTCGGGATTGTTGTTTCCGAATGGAACAGTAACATAACCGGCGCTCTTCTTGATGGAGCTGTAAATACATTGATAAAGCACGGCGCAAAAAAAGAAAATATCATTGTAAAATGCGTCCCCGGAAGTTTTGAATTAACTTTTGGAGCCAATCAGATGATAGAAAATTGCGATGTGGATGCAGTAATTATTTTAGGATGCGTAATTAAAGGTGAAACACCACATTTTGATTATGTTTGCATGGGAGTTACTCAAGGAATAACTCAATTGAACACAACTGGCGATATACCAGTTATTTACGGTCTGATTACCACCAATACTATGGAACAAGCAGAGGATCGTTGTGGAGGAAAGTTGGGTAATAAAGGCGATGAATGTGCAATTACTGCAATAAAAATGATCGATTTTGTTTGGAGTTTAAATAAATAG
- a CDS encoding tetratricopeptide repeat protein, translating to MAEQDKKEQKLNVEDALSLSEAFIIKNKKGIIGGVAAIIIIIAAFFAYKYLYLAPREEKAEAAIFKGEEYFGRDAYEVALKGDSIGYKGFIKIADEFSGTPTANLAKAYAGICYAQLGKYSEAEKYLSSFDGNDQMVSPAILGALGNCYAQLNQLDKAISTLMDAAKKADNNTLSPIYLLQAGLIMEQQGKYADAVEAYTTIKDKYFNSYQAMDIDKYIERATALKK from the coding sequence ATGGCAGAACAAGACAAAAAAGAACAGAAACTGAATGTTGAAGATGCGCTCAGTTTATCTGAGGCGTTCATTATTAAGAACAAAAAAGGTATTATCGGAGGCGTTGCTGCAATTATCATTATTATTGCCGCTTTCTTTGCTTATAAATATCTTTATTTAGCTCCTCGTGAAGAAAAAGCAGAAGCCGCTATTTTTAAAGGCGAAGAATACTTCGGCCGTGATGCTTATGAAGTAGCGCTTAAAGGTGATAGCATCGGATATAAAGGTTTCATTAAAATTGCAGACGAATTTAGTGGTACACCAACTGCTAATCTTGCAAAAGCTTATGCCGGTATCTGCTATGCTCAATTAGGAAAATACAGCGAAGCAGAAAAATATCTGAGTAGTTTTGATGGCAATGATCAAATGGTATCTCCAGCTATTTTGGGCGCTTTAGGAAACTGTTATGCACAGTTAAACCAACTCGATAAAGCAATCTCGACTTTGATGGACGCTGCAAAAAAAGCAGATAACAACACTTTAAGCCCTATCTACCTATTACAAGCTGGCTTAATTATGGAACAACAAGGCAAATATGCAGATGCTGTAGAGGCTTACACAACCATCAAAGACAAATATTTCAACTCTTATCAGGCTATGGATATTGATAAGTACATTGAAAGAGCTACAGCTTTAAAAAAATAA
- the pdxA gene encoding 4-hydroxythreonine-4-phosphate dehydrogenase PdxA encodes MEDNNRIRIGITQGDINGVGYEVILKTFSDPAMLELCTPIIYGSPKVAAYHRKALDLPANFTIVNSAAEAPHNKLSVVNCTDDEIKVEFAKATPESGKAAFEALEKAAEEYKAGLIDAIVTAPINKNTIQSENFSFPGHTEYLEDKLGDGNKSLMILMKDDLRVALVTGHIPVADIARSITKEKIMEKLEIFNHSLKQDFRIDSPRIAVLALNPHAGDNGLIGKEEEEIIIPAIKEMSEKGVQCFGPYPADGFMGAGTFIHFDGVLAMYHDQGLAPFKSIAMDEGVNFTAGLPIIRTSPAHGTAYDIAGQGIASEDSFRQAVYIAIDVYRNRRFEKEIRVNPLRKQYYEKRDDSDKLKLDTIDDEI; translated from the coding sequence ATGGAAGACAATAATAGAATTCGGATTGGTATAACCCAAGGGGATATCAACGGAGTGGGATACGAAGTGATCCTAAAGACATTTTCAGATCCTGCCATGCTGGAGCTTTGCACACCAATAATTTATGGTTCTCCCAAAGTAGCCGCTTATCACCGAAAAGCATTAGATCTCCCGGCAAACTTTACCATTGTTAATTCTGCCGCAGAGGCACCTCATAACAAACTCAGTGTTGTTAATTGCACCGACGACGAAATAAAAGTTGAATTTGCCAAGGCAACCCCGGAATCGGGAAAAGCAGCTTTTGAAGCTCTTGAAAAAGCTGCGGAAGAATATAAAGCTGGACTGATTGATGCTATCGTTACTGCTCCTATCAACAAAAATACGATTCAATCTGAGAACTTCTCATTTCCTGGACACACCGAATACTTGGAAGATAAGTTAGGTGATGGTAATAAATCGTTGATGATTCTGATGAAAGACGATTTACGGGTGGCACTGGTTACAGGACATATCCCTGTAGCAGACATTGCCAGATCAATCACCAAAGAAAAAATCATGGAAAAACTTGAAATCTTCAACCATTCATTAAAACAAGATTTCAGAATAGACAGCCCAAGAATTGCAGTGCTAGCGTTAAACCCGCATGCTGGAGACAATGGGCTTATAGGAAAAGAAGAAGAAGAAATTATAATTCCTGCAATCAAGGAAATGTCTGAAAAAGGAGTTCAATGTTTCGGCCCATATCCGGCTGACGGATTTATGGGTGCTGGAACCTTTATCCATTTTGACGGAGTACTGGCCATGTATCACGATCAGGGACTCGCACCTTTTAAAAGTATAGCTATGGACGAAGGAGTGAATTTCACTGCCGGACTTCCAATTATCCGTACTTCACCAGCTCATGGCACAGCTTATGACATTGCCGGACAAGGTATAGCATCTGAGGATTCATTCCGCCAGGCTGTATACATAGCCATTGATGTATATCGCAACCGCCGCTTTGAGAAGGAAATACGAGTAAATCCGCTTCGTAAGCAATATTATGAAAAACGTGATGATAGTGACAAACTGAAACTCGACACAATTGATGATGAAATTTAA
- a CDS encoding inositol-3-phosphate synthase, protein MENVNVKPATGKLGVLCVGLGAVTSTFMVGTLMARKGLAQPVGSLSQLATMRVGKGKDMEYKKITDVVSLSHLNDIVFGAWDIFSENAYEAAIHAEVLKERDINPVKDELEAIKPMPAVFDQDFVKRLHGTHVKQGATRWDLTEQLREDIRNFKAANNCERVVVIWAASTEVYLPLGEEHMTLAALEKAMKENNTEKIAPSMCYAYAAVAEGCPFIMGAPNLCVDTPAMWELSKKTNTPIAGKDFKTGQTLMKTVLAPMLKTRMLGLRGWFSTNILGNRDGEVLDDPDSFKTKEVSKLSVIETILDGKEHPELYGDIFHKVRINYYPPRNDDKEGWDNLDIFGWMGYPMQIKVDFLCKDSILAAPLLLDLVLFSDLAKRAGRSGIQDWLSFYLKSPMHDFESKPVHDLFQQFTILKNNLREMGGYEADENID, encoded by the coding sequence ATGGAAAATGTAAATGTAAAACCGGCAACCGGGAAACTGGGTGTACTATGTGTTGGTTTAGGTGCAGTTACTTCCACCTTCATGGTAGGAACACTGATGGCTCGCAAAGGGTTGGCACAACCTGTGGGTTCTCTTTCTCAATTAGCTACTATGCGTGTAGGCAAAGGCAAAGATATGGAATACAAGAAAATCACAGATGTGGTTTCTTTGAGCCATCTGAATGACATTGTTTTTGGTGCATGGGATATTTTCTCTGAAAATGCATATGAAGCTGCTATTCACGCGGAAGTTCTAAAAGAAAGAGATATTAATCCCGTAAAAGACGAACTGGAAGCCATCAAGCCAATGCCAGCGGTTTTTGATCAGGATTTTGTTAAACGTTTACATGGAACACACGTAAAACAAGGCGCTACTCGCTGGGATCTGACAGAACAACTTCGTGAAGACATCCGCAACTTCAAAGCAGCCAACAACTGCGAACGTGTTGTTGTAATCTGGGCTGCAAGTACTGAAGTATATCTTCCATTAGGCGAAGAACACATGACACTTGCTGCTTTAGAAAAGGCAATGAAGGAAAATAATACTGAAAAAATTGCCCCAAGTATGTGTTATGCTTATGCTGCTGTAGCAGAAGGATGTCCTTTCATTATGGGTGCTCCAAACTTGTGTGTTGATACTCCAGCAATGTGGGAACTGTCTAAGAAGACAAATACACCTATCGCAGGTAAAGACTTCAAGACTGGTCAGACATTGATGAAAACAGTACTTGCCCCGATGTTGAAGACTCGTATGCTGGGTCTGCGTGGATGGTTCTCAACAAACATCTTAGGAAACAGAGACGGAGAGGTATTGGACGATCCAGATTCATTCAAGACAAAAGAGGTAAGCAAGCTTTCTGTAATTGAAACAATCCTTGACGGCAAAGAACATCCGGAACTTTACGGTGATATCTTCCACAAGGTACGCATCAACTACTACCCTCCTCGCAACGATGATAAAGAAGGATGGGACAACCTGGATATCTTTGGATGGATGGGTTATCCAATGCAAATTAAGGTAGATTTTCTTTGCAAAGACTCAATCCTTGCAGCTCCGCTGTTGCTCGACCTGGTTCTTTTCTCAGATCTTGCTAAACGTGCAGGCCGTAGCGGCATTCAAGACTGGTTGTCTTTCTACCTGAAGAGTCCAATGCACGACTTCGAAAGCAAACCTGTACACGACTTGTTCCAACAATTCACGATTCTTAAAAACAACCTTCGTGAAATGGGTGGATACGAAGCTGACGAGAATATCGACTAA